The following coding sequences are from one Bacteroidota bacterium window:
- a CDS encoding argininosuccinate synthase — protein MKKKVVLAFSGGLDTSYCAIYLSKELDLEVHAVLVNTGGFSKDELLEIERKALGLGVSSFLAIDETKNYYEKVIKYLVFGNVLKNNTYPLSVSAERISQATAIANYAKAIQANFVAHGSTGAGNDQVRFDAIFNILIPEIKVITPIRDNKLSREEEISFLKANGVYINAEKAKYSINKGIWGTSVGGKETLTSHLTLPDDAFPSPATKRTVKDVELLFEKGELKSVDGVVYQHPTEAIKALEVLASPYGIGRDIHVGDTIIGIKGRVGFEAPAALITIKAHHALEKHTLTKLQLIIKDQQAMWYGNWLHEGLFLDPVMRDLESYFESTQKNVSGKVFVKLSPYLFSIIGIESKHDLMSTKFGSYGEMNSTWTGEDVKGFTKIMSNQMSIYHQVNKVE, from the coding sequence ATGAAAAAGAAAGTTGTATTAGCATTTAGTGGTGGATTGGATACCTCTTATTGCGCCATTTATTTATCAAAAGAGTTGGATCTTGAAGTTCATGCTGTGCTTGTAAACACAGGTGGATTTAGCAAAGATGAATTGTTGGAAATAGAAAGAAAGGCACTTGGATTAGGCGTTTCCTCTTTTTTGGCGATTGATGAAACAAAAAATTATTACGAAAAAGTGATTAAATATTTGGTTTTTGGGAATGTGTTAAAGAATAATACTTACCCGCTTTCCGTAAGTGCTGAACGTATTTCGCAAGCAACCGCAATTGCAAATTATGCAAAAGCTATTCAAGCGAATTTTGTTGCACACGGCAGTACAGGCGCAGGAAACGATCAAGTGAGATTTGATGCAATTTTTAACATTTTGATTCCTGAAATAAAAGTAATTACTCCTATTCGCGATAATAAACTTTCACGTGAGGAAGAGATTTCCTTTTTGAAAGCCAATGGAGTTTACATCAATGCTGAAAAAGCAAAGTATAGTATCAATAAAGGAATTTGGGGGACTTCTGTGGGAGGAAAGGAAACATTGACTTCGCACCTTACTCTTCCGGATGATGCCTTTCCTAGTCCTGCAACCAAACGAACAGTGAAAGATGTGGAATTGCTTTTTGAGAAAGGAGAATTGAAGTCAGTTGATGGGGTGGTCTATCAACATCCCACTGAGGCAATTAAGGCATTAGAAGTGTTGGCTTCTCCTTATGGAATAGGAAGAGATATTCATGTGGGCGATACCATTATCGGGATAAAAGGGAGAGTTGGCTTTGAGGCGCCAGCAGCTTTGATTACGATTAAAGCGCATCATGCATTAGAAAAACATACGTTAACAAAATTGCAATTAATTATCAAAGATCAACAAGCAATGTGGTATGGGAACTGGCTGCATGAAGGTTTGTTTTTGGATCCTGTGATGCGCGATTTGGAAAGTTATTTTGAATCAACTCAAAAAAATGTGTCCGGAAAAGTGTTTGTGAAATTAAGCCCGTATTTGTTTTCGATTATCGGAATTGAGTCAAAACATGATTTGATGTCAACTAAGTTTGGAAGTTATGGCGAAATGAATTCAACTTGGACGGGTGAAGATGTAAAGGGCTTTACAAAGATTATGAGTAATCAAATGAGTATTTACCATCAAGTAAATAAAGTAGAATGA
- a CDS encoding GNAT family N-acetyltransferase → MEKSVAQVLVANAQHTSYAQIICDEMEASAKARGTGIAKRTPDYITQKMLEGKAVIAFSNSGMWAGFCYIETWSHGNYVANSGLIVAPEFRKSGLAREIKKKIFELSRKKYPNAKIFGLTTGLAVMKINSELGYEPVTYSELTQDDAFWKGCQSCVNFEILKSKERKNCMCTAMLYNPMESKSKWDFTKNSKLYERFMRLKQQKLFKFFKKQSMKQIVKSVLTF, encoded by the coding sequence ATGGAAAAATCAGTAGCACAGGTGCTTGTTGCCAATGCGCAACATACATCGTATGCTCAAATTATTTGTGATGAAATGGAAGCGTCTGCAAAAGCCCGTGGAACAGGCATTGCAAAACGTACTCCAGATTATATCACTCAAAAAATGTTAGAAGGGAAGGCTGTGATTGCTTTTTCCAATTCAGGAATGTGGGCAGGATTCTGCTACATCGAAACCTGGAGCCATGGAAATTATGTTGCCAACTCAGGATTAATTGTTGCACCCGAGTTTCGGAAAAGTGGCTTGGCGCGTGAAATCAAAAAGAAAATTTTTGAATTGTCTCGAAAAAAATACCCCAATGCAAAAATATTTGGATTGACAACAGGATTGGCGGTAATGAAAATTAATTCAGAGTTGGGCTATGAACCAGTAACCTATTCAGAGTTAACACAAGATGATGCATTTTGGAAAGGCTGTCAGAGTTGTGTAAATTTTGAAATTTTGAAAAGTAAGGAACGTAAAAATTGCATGTGTACGGCTATGCTGTATAATCCTATGGAAAGTAAAAGTAAGTGGGATTTTACAAAAAATTCAAAATTGTATGAACGTTTCATGCGACTCAAACAACAGAAGCTGTTTAAGTTTTTTAAAAAACAATCCATGAAACAAATTGTCAAATCGGTATTAACATTTTAG
- the odhB gene encoding 2-oxoglutarate dehydrogenase complex dihydrolipoyllysine-residue succinyltransferase, with protein MAIVEMKVPSPGESITEVVIARWLKKDGDYVEKDEEVAEVDSDKATLTINAEESGAVKILAAEGDTVKVGQVVFLIDTSVKGESKPKAEVKVEAKKEVVKETVKSESYANGTPSPAAKKLMDENKVAASKLNGSGKDGRITKGDVLHALANGFDSSTTSGWGGSRDTDRTKMTPLRKKLAQRLVAVKNETAMLTTFNEVDMSAIYAMRAKYKDKFKEVHGTNLGFMSFFTKAVTEALNLYPAVNAMIDGEEIVYHKYADIGIAVSAPKGLVVPVLRNAEQLSLAGIETEIKNLALKARDNKITLEDMTGGTFTITNGGVFGSMMSTPIINPPQSAILGMHNVVERPVAVNGQVVIRPMMYVALSYDHRIIDGRESVGFLVKVKEMLENPTKMLFGGKDPNEVVLGL; from the coding sequence ATGGCAATCGTAGAAATGAAAGTACCGAGTCCGGGTGAATCCATTACAGAAGTGGTAATTGCTCGTTGGCTAAAAAAGGATGGTGATTATGTTGAGAAAGATGAAGAAGTAGCAGAAGTGGATTCGGATAAAGCAACATTAACAATCAATGCCGAGGAATCCGGAGCGGTTAAAATTTTAGCTGCTGAAGGCGACACGGTTAAAGTTGGTCAAGTTGTTTTTTTAATTGACACCAGTGTAAAAGGCGAAAGCAAACCGAAAGCGGAAGTGAAAGTGGAAGCGAAGAAGGAAGTTGTGAAAGAAACAGTGAAATCTGAATCCTATGCAAATGGCACTCCATCTCCGGCTGCTAAAAAGTTGATGGATGAAAATAAAGTAGCGGCCTCTAAATTGAATGGTTCAGGTAAGGATGGTCGTATTACCAAAGGAGATGTTTTACATGCTTTGGCAAATGGATTCGATAGTTCAACAACTTCAGGTTGGGGTGGAAGTAGAGATACTGACAGAACAAAGATGACACCATTGCGTAAGAAATTAGCACAACGTTTAGTTGCTGTTAAAAATGAAACGGCTATGCTGACTACTTTCAATGAAGTAGACATGAGTGCCATTTATGCAATGCGTGCAAAGTATAAAGATAAATTCAAAGAAGTACACGGAACAAATTTAGGTTTCATGAGCTTCTTCACAAAAGCCGTTACGGAAGCATTGAACTTGTATCCAGCTGTAAATGCAATGATTGACGGTGAAGAAATTGTGTATCATAAATATGCTGACATTGGAATTGCAGTAAGTGCACCCAAAGGTTTGGTGGTGCCGGTTTTGAGAAATGCAGAACAATTAAGTTTGGCAGGTATCGAAACGGAAATTAAGAATTTGGCATTAAAAGCAAGAGACAATAAAATTACTTTAGAAGATATGACCGGAGGAACATTTACCATTACAAATGGTGGCGTGTTTGGTTCGATGATGAGTACCCCGATTATCAATCCTCCGCAAAGTGCAATTTTGGGAATGCACAATGTGGTAGAACGACCGGTTGCAGTAAACGGACAAGTCGTGATTCGTCCGATGATGTATGTGGCACTCTCTTATGATCATCGCATTATTGATGGTCGTGAATCGGTTGGATTTTTAGTGAAAGTAAAAGAAATGTTAGAGAATCCAACCAAGATGTTGTTTGGAGGAAAAGATCCTAATGAAGTGGTGTTAGGATTGTAA